Proteins found in one Amblyraja radiata isolate CabotCenter1 chromosome 15, sAmbRad1.1.pri, whole genome shotgun sequence genomic segment:
- the ankrd1 gene encoding ankyrin repeat domain-containing protein 1: protein MVMLRVEDLVTGKKSSGTAGGWEAASRRVQEEYGNGGYSSAVAIEKQDDLKTQTEPFPFIPSHKHQKEKLQPVAHSKNIKSLDQRLKLETLDDLQFIVRLKKKKKSKTIVAEPPKEQEPEIISEVVDVETFWKAALENKPQVVDKYLADGGLPDACDQFNRTALHRACSEGNEEIVLKLLNAGASMEFRDMLNGTAVHWSCRGGSLEVLKTLLNKDAAVNARDKLCSTPLHVAVRTGHYECAEHLIACGADLNARDMEGDTPMHDAVRLSRYRLMKLLMIYGAKPTLKNCNGQTPLDLVLQWQTGTKEILNQFVETSHASSK from the exons ATGGTGATGCTGCGAGTTGAAGATCTG GTGACCGGCAAGAAGAGCTCGGGTACAGCCGGCGGCTGGGAGGCAGCTTCGCGCAGGGTGCAAGAGGAATATGGAAACGGAGGATACTCTTCCGCGGTGGCGATCGAGAAACAAGATGACCTGAAGACTCAGACAGAGCCATTCCCCTTCATACCCAGCCACAAGCATCAGAAGGAGAAACTCCAGCCTGTGGCTCACAGCAAGAAT ATAAAATCGCTGGACCAGAGGCTGAAGCTTGAAACTCTAGATGATCTTCAATTCATCGTGCGGTTGAAAAAGAAGAAGAAATCCAAGACTATTGTCGCGGAGCCACCAAAGGAGCAAGAACCCGAAATTATA AGTGAAGTTGTGGATGTGGAAACGTTCTGGAAGGCAGCACTGGAGAACAAGCCGCAGGTGGTGGACAAATACCTGGCCGATGGCGGCCTGCCCGATGCGTGTGACCAG TTTAACAGGACCGCCCTGCATCGTGCTTGCTCAGAGGGAAATGAGGAGATTGTGCTGAAACTCTTGAACGCCGGAGCCTCCATGGAGTTTCGCGACATG CTCAACGGGACAGCGGTGCATTGGTCTTGCCGCGGTGGAAGTCTGGAAGTTTTAAAAACATTGTTAAATAAAGACGCAGCTGTTAATGCCAGAGACAAG TTATGCAGCACTCCTTTGCACGTCGCTGTCAGAACCGGACATTATGAATGTGCTGAGCATCTCATTGCGTGTGGAGCAGATCTGAATGCCAGAGACATG GAAGGAGACACGCCTATGCACGATGCAGTGCGACTGAGCCGTTACCGACTAATGAAGCTGCTGATGATTTACGGAGCCAAACCCACATTAAAAAACTGC AATGGACAAACACCACTAGACCTGGTTCTTCAGTGGCAAACTGGCACCAAGGAAATACTTAACCAATTTGTGGAAACCTCGCATGCTTCATCAAAATGA